TGGTTGATAAAAATGAGTAAAACTcgttatttttatgaaatatagaaaatatagattaaattattttctatatttaaattatttgatcGTAAAGCGTTCGGAATTTTTCTTAAAATAGCTTTATTTTGTGAGAGAATCTCACGAATTCGCGTTGGAATAGGCAAGGTTAGTCTGCCATTGGCGTATATTTCAGCATTCTAACGTGTTTGTTGCGATGCAGATGGCTACACAGTGTCGGATGTGGTGATGTACTGGAAGGAGACGCCGGTGCGAGGAGTGGAAGATGCGGAGCTGCCGCAGTTCACTATACTAGGCCACGAAACAAATGATAGAAAGGTACTGTACTGATAGGTACTGTACTGATAGGTACTGTACTGATAGGTACTGTACTGATAGGTACTGTACTGATAGGTACTGTACTGATAGGTACTGTACTGATAGGTACTGTACTGATAGGTACTGTACTGATAGGTACTGTACTGATAGGTACTGTACTGATAGGTACTGTACTTATAGGTAATGTACTCAGTttagagtcttttgtaattatttatttttattttggtgcaataaagtgtatttgtattgtattgtaaggtaCGATCATCATGTGATGTTTTCTAAATAATAGAAGAGAAGTCCTCGTACTCATAAACCACTGGCACATACAGagcgttagtgacatcttaacgaaaactttaagggacgattcagatcatgattctgagttgatataagtggaattttccgttgcaaaagtatggaactggaaataatttaaaaaaataatttttcatgaatttcaacagtttcttttttattttgacagtaaattgatatcaactcagaatcatggtctgaatcatccgcttcagtattcgtgacgatgtcactaacaccctgtataagtctAAACCTAGGTATACGCTTTCATAGAGTACTTTTCAGAGACGGTCTTAGATCTACTTAAGTGCTCCCtgcgatgtacagtcatgagcaatataatgtacccactttaggactctgtcgcactaacatatttgacatttagtgagacttacagttcaatttgtcaaaaaagtaaagtgacatggtaacaacgtgtatacatattaatgccgtAGGTAACCGAAGAGGGATCTTAATAGTTCAAAATTTCATGCAAAATATACGTTACGAAGATTACTTTGATAACGCGGCCATTGACGATCAATGAGTGTCGATAGCCAATGTATGCAATCATAGAATAAGATGATTGCATACATTGGCCATCGACATGAACGGTTTTCCTTTACTGCCACCAATCTGTAACATAAGCACCAGAACTGTCACACGTCCATTTCGGCGCCTGTTTTGTGTTCTATATCCATCCTAGAGTACCCTTTACCACACATTTCTCTGTCCATACCATACAGCTTTCATACCGTATAGGTTAGACCGTCGTTGCCTAGCATTGAAACAACTGAACATTAGAACTCGATAAACAGTTTTGCATTCATCTTCTtctgtaccaacctcatcaaccctggtgtcagggttactattgagccgccaaaggcccctgacatggctcatgtaacgacttccgAAGCCGACTTCGACGGCTTGACgagccttccgaaacacggatcatcgtagtttcggacaatcaggtgatcagcctgtaatgatgCAGGGCATTttgataaattatatattatatttaatactaagatttaataaataaatacataaataataatattggttAGTACGATTTCCTATTTACAATCTTCACCTTTAAAACGCAGGAAAAGCTAGCAACGGGCGTATATCAGCGGTTGTCGCTCAGCTTCAAGCTGCGCAGGAACATCGGTTACTTCGTGTTCCAGACGTACCTGCCCAGTATCCTCATCGTCATGCTCTCCTGGGTCTCCTTCTGGATCAACCACGAAGCCACTTCGGCTAGAGTGGCTCTAGGTATGTaaaacttatacattgttttacgttgacgcggttattatcataattaaaacacataacaccaggttcttaccgcgtctaaagtagggatatgagactcccgatatttcgacactgttgcaagtgccgtaATTCCGATagcaaatacataaacaagcggcaaagaaagagggtagacagatatgtctgcccgtagaaaattatggatctacctactccactccaatctcatcagtcatcccgtgatcgtggcacttgcaacggtgtcgaaatatcgggaatctcatatccctactttaaacgcggtaagaacccgtcattatgttttttaattatgaaacttgactttcctcttcttttccctaataatcatcatctccctagcttcatcccgtttttcacagggtccgctcacctaacctgatgatttcacaagtccggtttttttatagaagcgactgcctctctgaccttccaacccgcgaagggaaaaccagcctaatacaggttaggtgacatacctccgaaaatgcatttctcgggaatgtgggtttccttacaatgttttccttcaccgctgagccgTGATAataatgatccaaatatgaattctttTACCTAATATATTTTCTGCAAATGTTGAGGCTGATGGAAAATCGGAGTAATCTGAAGTCCAAAATGTAATTACTACTTCAAGCCCCAGTTGTGGCAGTCAGTATGAGCAAATCAACTTCTGCTCTCTAAGAGACCctcacactagcgtctttcgaccAGCCAGCGCTGGCCAGGTCTACTGGTCCTTTTTTCATTACTCTTAATTATCAGGGTCTATGTTGGTTTTCCAAATTTTTTGTACCCCTATTTTTCATTGGCATTAGATTGTTACGCCTAAAAATAACCCGCCCAATTTTCGTGTGTCTTAAAATTGTATCGCTAGTTCTTAGCCTATTAATTTTTGGCCGAATTATCATAATCAATCATCAGGTATAACGACGGTGCTAACGATGACAACAATCAGCACAGGCGTGCGGAGCAGTCTCCCGCGCATCTCCTACGTTAAGGTAATTAATATGAATTAATTCCAACTTTTATGTCATGTTTCTTCTTtttacctcatcaacccgatAATAATATTGACACTAAGGTTATTATCgcgccgctaaaggcccctgacatggctcatgtaacgactacatacttaccaacagcttaacgtgccttccgaagcacggatcatcttactttcggacaatcaggtgatcagcctgtaatgtcctaaccaaactagggatcacaaagtgatttttgtgatatgtggggGGGACCCGGTGGTCCCGGTGaggaccgggattcgaacccggggcctccagatcgtgagaccgacgctgaaccactggaccacagaggccgttaatgcATGCTTCTTAAAAAAGATATTGTAGTGGTAGGTCTGAGGGCACACTTTGTACacatcatcatctttctagcGTTTTCccgttctcacagggtccgttaaCCTATCTTAAAGATGTGACAAGTGCAGTTTTTACGAAGCAACTACCCATCTCATCTCACtgacatcatcattatcatctgttcatctgaccatccaacccgaaGAGAAAAGCCTTTTTTCTCATAACGACACATTCAGCAACTCAATTTCAGTATACAACCCAACctgcgaaacgcatttcttgggtaCCTATATGGTTGTCCTctcgatattttccttcactgttAAATATGTGTTTAACTATAGGACATATTAATCTATCTTTAAAGtctaaggcacgttaagcctctGGTCCCAGTTAATACTTAATGATTTAagttaatagtcgttacatgagccatgtcacctttggtggctcaatagttggtaatccacctcacaacccacacgacagaagaagcgtCTGTTGGACTCAGTCagataataaatgttttctgggggattaaaaaagcTACATGAAAGCAATtgatctaaaaaaagcaatattttatttgacatttgtgtgcattgcgcacttacttttatattgcgcaaatgtcaaattgcaatgccTCTTTAACCCCCTGTTCTATTGTAAGGCCATCGACATCTACCTGGTGATGTGCTTCGTTTTCGTGTTCGCCGCTCTGCTGGAGTATGCCGCAGTCAACTACACGTATTGGGGCGCTAGAGCCAGGAAACGAGCCAAGTTAAAGAACCGCGACCTCTCTGCTAGCACTAGTGTTGAGAAGGACTTCAAGTGTTCCACCGGTGAGTTTATCTGTGACACTTTTACTTGTAGCTATGAAAATAATCGTGCTATCAATGATACCACTCCTACTTCCGTTGCAACATTTAACTTACCgggcatttcgtaaaaaatacaaTGGGATTGAGTTCTTCTTAATGGTTCATCGTGATAGTTAAgaataatttttttacaacaaacatctcatccgccATCTAAAATACACCAAAACTACAATCATCATCTAAAACTACTGAAGCTTCTCACCAACTGTATACCCAAACCTTACACAAGAGAAGAGAGAGAGTCAGAAGATTACTTATAAGTAATCTTGGGACTCTCCTTAATTAGGAATTACTGCCGAGTTTATCTACGTATGTATATATGAGAGCATCACATAAATACTAGTGTTGAGAAGGGCTTCAAATATTCTGCTGGTATATTTAAAACTAGAAAAATATTATCTTCCAAAAACAAAGCAAAACAGGCTAAGTCCAAAAGTACATAGAACAATTAAAAATCTCTACTGTTTTTATACgttcccagtccagcatagaaccatattgatttttgttttatggcactccctgtgcttagggaaactcacaaagtgaaaattaaatTCGGCTTGATGACGATATAGATCGAAAAACTTTCAAATGGACATGATGAAGATCCGGTGGTGTactggttaacacgctcgtcccggcttgacatgaGCTGCGGGTTTAAGTCCTGTCGGAGTTAGAACCATATCATTAAAATGCTGTATTATTCCTTCCAGGCACCAGGTCTCCGGAAGAAATCATAGCGCTGCGGGAATGCAGCAGTAACGTGGGCCGAGTGTCCCCAATACCGAGCCTGCGGTCGAAGCCTCTGCCGGCGGCCGCGGGTGCTCCGCCCTCGCTGCGGCTCCAGCGCGACCACATGCAGCTGCGTTACCGGACCCGGCCGCATTCTAGGACTTCTAGAAGTAAGTCTGGTCGAGGAACCAATTCATACTGAAGTTATAAATGGGAAAGAATCAAGAGTTCTGCTAGGTAATGAACACACGTCTACTTGTCAATCAAGCCGACTTCGGCGTGTAACGTCACTGGATGCTGACAAATTGACCTTTTCTGTTCggtgatagtgattataatccCATATATTACTGGCAGTGCGTACAATAGGGATTTTGATTCTGCTTTCAGCATTAGCCGTCCCTGATATCAATCAAGTTGATCTTTTAATGTctattataggcggcgatacgacaccacctatcacgttggtctaacaggattCACGatgaggtgtggttacttagttcatctagcgatggatgtacctttgattgACCCAATTACGAGTCGGGAGTTTATGTGGTCCTTTAATGTCTCACTTTTTACACAATAATTTCCTTGCTTTGTCTTCCAGACGGCTCGACGAGTAAACCGAAAATGATGCACGCGCTGCGTCGAGGAGCTACTGTGATCAAGGCTTCCATGCCTAAGATCCGTGACGTCAACGTCATTGACACCTACTCTCGCGTCATCTTCCCTGTCTGCTTCCTCATCTTCAACGCCGTCTACTGGGTCTTCTACATCTTCGATTGAATTACTCACTAACGCGTCCACTGCATCGGAAGCGAACGGAGCGGTGGAACTTTTTGCTTTGGAATGATTTATAACAGAATTGCGTTCACTAGATCAGCAAATCAGAGGTCGGAAAGGCCAAGGTTATATCTGCTGCAGACGCTCCGAGTCCGAAGCAGTGCTTGTGTACGATTTGGAATTGGCATATAACGTCACGGTGCGTTGTAACTGCTCTCGAACGGTGGtcaattaacactttcaaggacaatCTACAGGCGATGTCTCTCAACCATTTATGAATGAAAGTGGTCTGTGTTCTTAAAAGTGTTAATTTCGAATTAGGGATCCAAAGAGGAATATAaggtcaggggggttaaaaaggccatatcgaagcaatttatctaaaaaagcaatattgggatttgacatttgtttgcattgcgcacttacttttatatgcgcaaatgtcaaactgcaatgttgcttttttaaacgaattgcttcgttgtggcctttttaaccacccggGTAAATCAAATGTTTAGAACAAAAGTTGCTAGGTTGAGAATGTTTCCTATGAAGTTCCATGAGTCAGTTTGGCAATGTAAAGGAATTGtgcagtttattattattaatagtaaattattaattgtGATAGTTCTTAATATGTGGACACCACTCGAGAATATGCGCGTATTGCGTATTGGTATGAAATAgaaatagtacttacttaacaaATTAATTTCTAATTTCAATTTTCAATTGGAATGCAGCATGAGAACGAAATGAATGATTATGTAATtacaaataagtattatatttcaaTTCAATAATGCAACAATTTGTACTAATTCATAGTAGGTTTTTGAATTGTGAGTCTTATTGCGAATGGATGAACGCAGTGCTAAATCTTCTGTGAATTTTAAACGTTTTTCAGTAGTAAAATGTAAGTAGGTGATAGCATATCGcatgaattaattaattaaaatactaaTACTGCCAATTTTTAAGTTATGTGTACAAATGcgcaacaaattaaaaataaaaagatttaagtatttattaataatacgaTGCTTGTTGTTCAGTATTAATAGGTTgcattaaataaatgattctatctataggtaagtactttttaaaagaaaaaaatacttactgaaaatattgtttgaaataattttattctaaattcaaatcgGATTTTCTTAGATTACTACAAACGGAAATTCAGGAACTTAACAGATACAGAGTCACATGATATCATAAACTTCTTAGATAATAAAATTACGAAAAAAGTATTATAATCTTCACCATGTCGATAATATTTAAAAGGTCTGAAAGACTTGCCAGTGAAAATACTTACACTTTTATCGGATTATAATACTTTTAACAAAACTATTTGAATTGTAATATAGAGAAATTTATCGTCGAatggaaatgtaaataaaatttacCATAATATTGTCAAGAAAGTAGTAAAATTGATGTTTATATTAGCAAAGATTGAAAGCCAATAGATATTTATAAGAAaatgttgtaaaaaataaaatttattattgaaaatatggACTTTTAACTTAAAACCAAatttttgcaatagtttttttaaTGGTACTTAATGGAACAGTTAAGAAATAATTAACCTTAAGTATTTGGCTGGTATTCCCTGCTATTCCCGGTATTCCCGGTTGGAAGTACTTGAAAGGCCAGACTCTCAATcaggttctgtaaaaaaccagacctgtaaaatctttaggttaggtaaacggacttTGTGAAAAGGGGATAAAGCTAggaagattttcaatttttagaaGCCACATTCGTCATTCGTTTACTGTTTTATGCCCCTACGTAAAAAAGTAAACAGTTTCAACAATTTCGTCtccataataaaatatacacgtttatttgttttataaaattccaGCCAGTCTATTATcgttttaaatttgaatttaaatttaggACATGTTCACACTGTGGTCTTAGTTTATATACAAAAGTGATTGTTGGCGCCACCTTTCCTCTAATTTACGAAAGTAAGCGAGGATGAAGCTTTCGAAAGTATCGGGAGACCCCTGCAATTCTAATTACTGCCATCTATCGGCAAAGAAAATCTCTGTTGTACAGTTACACGCGTAGAATAACCATGAACGTTGCTATATGGGACAGTAGTTCTGAATTTTACGGGACGATGTCTCTACGTGTACAACGGGTTGGTAGCAGGCTGAATTTTATTATGGAAACGAAATATGGATCTTTATGCATGTTTACATctcagatataaaaaaaaaaacatgtttttgatAAAAACTGAATTATAGAGCGACTTGTCGAAGTCATAGGTGATAaaggttttataatattatagatagGTTACGTTAACTTATAGTGTCAAAAGAAAACCTGAAGATGCGGAAATAGACTGTTATGAAAAACAGctgctttatttttctttttctttctttaggtAGTGCaaaacaattgggtcgtgtactagttaggttcaaaattaattatgaaattctgattaagtactaaataaatacacatcTAAAACTCACGAAAAAAACAAATGCCTGACTGACTGTTATATTTAAtagatatatattatatgtatatttatatatgtatacacccacttactgtattattattgtgtatatgtatttatatattacgaTAAAAGGAACTTACCTACGCAAGACTAAAGCTCGTCtaaaataagtatgtaatattTGGAGCGTTATCATTGTTTTCTTAATGAATAAatcagtgtttttttaaagtttctGCGTTATAAAATTGAAGAACACATTGAATTCCTATTTGAACTTGTAATTTATTACTTAATGCAGCAAATTGTGCGCAGTTTGCttcatttaagtttatttattgctGTTTGGATACGCATGTCGCAGCCTCGGTCACATAGTCACGTACCATCAGGTGATATTGTGATCAAGTGCTTGCCTATCCCCTTAAAATAAGAGTAAGCTCATCTATTTTGATCGGACGTTATTCTCAGTGGCCGATACAATACAGAGATGTAGGCGATTTTTATAGTCACAAGTCAGAGCGGGTCCATTCCATTCATCCGCGCAGGGTGTGTTGCGGGGCGGGGGAAAGGCAGGTTCCCAGCTCAGGCAGTGTCTACCCCAGTTGCGCGAGAGGACTAGACCCGTAAAGGCTTTCCCTTCGgcaaaaaacccaaaaaaataCCAATATTTAAACTATATTAATGCTCAAGACTGAAGTGTAAGTGTTTAGTGAATGTGCTGTGCTTTGAAGTGACGTTGCGTCAGCTTTTAATTCGGATTTCCACAGTGTTGTTTTCTTGCTACGTGCTTCGGATCATGGCACACCGCGTTCCAGATTAAGGTAATTGATAGACTTTATTCTTcccatgaggagctcggtggcgcagcggtaaacgcgctcgatctgcgattgttgaagttaagcaacattcgcaaaggccggtcataggatgggtgaccacaaaaaaaagttttcatctcaagctcctccttgcttcggaaggcacgttaagccgttggtcccggttgcattagcagtcgttaataaccaccaatccgcactgggcccgcgtggtggttaaggcccgatctccctatccatccatagggaaggcccgtgcccctgcagtggggacgttaatgggctggtgatgatgatgatgattcttccCATCCTTATGAATGATACTTTAAGGCCTGCCCTGGAAAAATGACTATATCATCCATGGAAAAAATAGGGAAGTGTCATGGGTAGTATTACAAAGAGCACTGGTGATAGAAATTGAGATGAAGCTTAGGGTTTCaatgtttttttagtttatatttagCCTTTGATGTCGTAGGATGAAGGTTTCCAGGGTCCGTGGGCGTCGGGAGGTGTCGGGTTTCGTTGAGGGGTGGGGTGCGCGCAGGGGGGTGCGCAGGCGGTAGGATAAGGGGGGGACAGGCGTGGGCGCTACACCCCCCGTATTGATCGCTCAGTTTTCATACGTTTTCACTAAATATTGTTAGGTACAAAAACACATTTCGAAATACCCTTAAAATACATTTCTTTGTAATTCTTATGtagggtaagtatttaaaaaatatatgctaCGTCTGAAGTCTGAACGTTTGTCTATGGAAGTGGCGTTACGACTTCCTTCCCTCACGGCCCTAAGGATACGATGTTTCTGGAATGATaccaatgtatttatttatttactgtcaGTTACACAGACACTTACCGAGAGTTTTTAAAACCTATAAATCGAATTAGTACTCCTCATATTCACACAGTTAATTtgcattacataacataagcccactacaatatcccaatggggtagtcagaggtacatctgaagtgaactaactacccacacctcaccgagctttctgttagaccaacgtgataggcggtgagccgtatcaccttgtaatggtcgagccaacagtgcacttcatcatcatcagcccattatcgtccccactgctggggcacgggccttccctagggatggatagggagatcgggccttaaaccatcacgcgggcccagtgcggattgatggttattaacgactgctaatgcagccgggaccaacggcttaacgtgccttccgaggcacggaggagctcgagatgaaaactttttttttgtggtcacccatcctatgaccggcctttgcgaaagttgcttaacttcaacaatcgcagactgaacGCGTTAACctctacgccaccgagctcctcacacagtgcacttaagataaattaat
The genomic region above belongs to Pectinophora gossypiella chromosome 4, ilPecGoss1.1, whole genome shotgun sequence and contains:
- the LOC126366281 gene encoding gamma-aminobutyric acid receptor subunit beta-like; this translates as MSARATPRAYTTPLHARLLLLNLLLTLVQAQSQRAAAVDRLENVTHTVTRILDGYDIRLRPNFGGDPLYVGMDLTIASFDAISEVNMDYTITLYLNQYWKDERLAFGLPDEVLTLSGDFADKIWVPDTFFANDKNSFLHDVTERNKLVRLGGDGTITYGMRFTATLACMMDLHYYPLDSQNCTVEIESYGYTVSDVVMYWKETPVRGVEDAELPQFTILGHETNDRKEKLATGVYQRLSLSFKLRRNIGYFVFQTYLPSILIVMLSWVSFWINHEATSARVALGITTVLTMTTISTGVRSSLPRISYVKAIDIYLVMCFVFVFAALLEYAAVNYTYWGARARKRAKLKNRDLSASTSVEKDFKCSTGTRSPEEIIALRECSSNVGRVSPIPSLRSKPLPAAAGAPPSLRLQRDHMQLRYRTRPHSRTSRNGSTSKPKMMHALRRGATVIKASMPKIRDVNVIDTYSRVIFPVCFLIFNAVYWVFYIFD